A window of the Bacillus andreraoultii genome harbors these coding sequences:
- a CDS encoding YlaF family protein has protein sequence MVILTMGNFILKEVNRVKNIQWLFLIYAVLAVVSMIGIGFSIAFQSIPFIFLFTLLVILIMGIGFQTKKKMREAGKL, from the coding sequence ATGGTAATATTAACAATGGGAAATTTTATATTAAAGGAAGTGAATCGAGTGAAAAATATCCAGTGGCTCTTTTTAATTTATGCTGTTTTAGCTGTTGTCTCAATGATTGGAATCGGATTCTCCATCGCCTTTCAAAGCATCCCATTCATTTTTCTCTTTACTCTTCTCGTTATTTTAATTATGGGAATCGGTTTTCAAACGAAGAAGAAAATGCGAGAAGCAGGAAAATTATAA